A genome region from Spartinivicinus poritis includes the following:
- a CDS encoding MBL fold metallo-hydrolase has protein sequence MLKYQIHPVTPFQQNCSLVICESTNKAALIDPGGEAERLITAVATAGVTLEKILLTHGHLDHVGATQQIARHFQVPVIGPHIADKFWLDGLPEQSQMFGFPLVKAFTPDQWLQQGDHVMVGEQLFNVLHCPGHTPGHVVFYHQPASLAFVGDVIFADSIGRTDFPQGNHEALIHSITQVLFPLGDEVEFIPGHGPNSTFGQEKCTNPFVSGQFG, from the coding sequence ATGTTAAAGTACCAAATTCATCCTGTAACGCCTTTTCAGCAAAATTGTTCATTGGTTATTTGTGAGTCAACCAATAAAGCAGCACTCATTGATCCGGGTGGTGAGGCAGAACGATTAATTACCGCGGTTGCAACAGCTGGCGTGACGTTGGAAAAAATATTATTAACCCATGGCCATCTGGATCATGTAGGCGCTACTCAGCAGATTGCCCGCCATTTTCAAGTGCCTGTTATTGGTCCTCACATTGCGGATAAATTTTGGTTAGATGGTTTACCTGAGCAAAGCCAAATGTTTGGTTTTCCCCTGGTGAAAGCATTTACCCCTGATCAGTGGCTACAGCAAGGCGATCATGTAATGGTGGGGGAGCAGCTTTTTAATGTGCTGCATTGTCCAGGCCATACGCCTGGGCATGTGGTGTTTTATCATCAGCCGGCGTCGCTGGCCTTTGTTGGAGATGTTATTTTTGCTGACTCGATTGGACGAACCGACTTTCCCCAGGGAAATCATGAAGCACTGATCCACTCTATAACACAAGTGTTATTTCCACTAGGTGATGAGGTGGAGTTTATTCCTGGTCATGGCCCTAACTCAACGTTTGGTCAGGAAAAATGCACGAATCCATTTGTCAGTGGACAATTTGGTTAG